From one Orcinus orca chromosome 10, mOrcOrc1.1, whole genome shotgun sequence genomic stretch:
- the ZNF589 gene encoding LOW QUALITY PROTEIN: zinc finger protein 589 (The sequence of the model RefSeq protein was modified relative to this genomic sequence to represent the inferred CDS: deleted 1 base in 1 codon) yields MVVFWKAAFKHQVISGLRWVQCFGDGEFSEVSLSKQVALRLLSQYFNLAIFRTLVAYRKAMYQALEKTRGPVKFEGVVVIFTEAEWKRLSLEQRNLYKEVMLENFRNLVLLDSKPEVRPWPLCPLPLAFDGQQFLSHHELCRHLIPYSCAGNQLQPGDPCPNDHQQQQQQHSDKNHWGAKAEDQGMGSTPLFLSTNEKGT; encoded by the exons ATGGTGGTGTTCTGGAAGGCTGCCTTCAAGCACCAGGTCATTTCTGGCCTGAGATGGGTCCAGTGTTTTGGTGATGGTGAGTTCTCTGAGGTGTCTCTGAGCAAGCAGGTGGCCCTGAGACTGCTCAGCCAGTACTTTAACCTGGCCATCTTCAGGACCCTGGTTGCTTATAGGAAGGCCATGTACCAGGCCTTGGAAAAAACCAGG GGACCAGTGAAATTCGAGGGTGTGGTTGTGATTTTCACTGAGGCAGAGTGGAAGAGACTGAGCCTTGAGCAGAGGAACCTATACAAAGAAGTGATGCTGGAGAATTTCAGGAATCTAGTCCTGTTGG ATTCAAAGCCAGAAGTCCGTCCCTGGCCCCTTTGCCCTCTGCCA CTGGCCTTTGACGGTCAGCAATTTCTCAGCCACCATGAGCTCTGCAGGCATCTTATTCCATATTCATGTGCAGGAAATCAACTCCAACCAGGGGATCCTTGCCCAAAtgaccaccagcagcagcagcaacaacattCTGATAAAAACCACTGGGGTGCCAAAGCAGAAGATCAAGGAATGGGATCTACACCTTTGTTTTTGAGCACAAATGAGAAGGGGACTTAA
- the LOC117198145 gene encoding LOW QUALITY PROTEIN: antibacterial peptide PMAP-37-like (The sequence of the model RefSeq protein was modified relative to this genomic sequence to represent the inferred CDS: inserted 1 base in 1 codon; deleted 1 base in 1 codon), translating to METQRASLALGRWSLWLLLLGLVVPSASAQTLSYKEAVIRALDQLNERSSEANLYRLLELDLPPKTDEDPDSLKPVSFTVKETVCPRTTQQPPEQCDFKENGLVKQCVGTVTLDQSKDQFVINSNEIRSVGLFRWLGDFLQRGXEKIGKKTERFGQRIKDIFGIFQPSEYC from the exons ATGGAGACCCAGAGGGCCAGCCTCGCCCTGGGGCGGTGGTCACTGTGGCTACTGCTGCTGGGACTAGTGGTGCCCTCGGCCAGCGCCCAGACCCTCAGCTACAAGGAGGCTGTGATTCGTGCTTTGGATCAGCTCAACGAGCGGTCCTCAGAAGCTAATCTCTACCGCCTCCTGGAGCTGGACCTGCCTCCCAAGACC GATGAGGACCCAGACTCCCTGAAGCCTGTGAGCTTCACAGTGAAGGAGACCGTGTGCCCCAGGACGACCCAGCAGCCCCCGGAG CAGTGTGACTTCAAGGAGaatggg CTGGTGAAACAGTGTGTGGGGACAGTCACCCTGGACCAGTCCAAGGACCAATTTGTCATAAACTCTAATGAG ATTCGGAGTGTGGGGCTATTTCGATGGCTGGGTGACTTCCTCCAGAGAG GGGAGAAGATAGGCAAAAAGACTGAGAGATTTGGTCAGAGAATCAAAGATATCTTTGGGATATTTCAGCCCAGTGAATACTGCTAA